One genomic window of Carassius gibelio isolate Cgi1373 ecotype wild population from Czech Republic chromosome A10, carGib1.2-hapl.c, whole genome shotgun sequence includes the following:
- the LOC128021700 gene encoding trace amine-associated receptor 13c-like has protein sequence MVYETEHHEIQHCFPAINSSCIKGKHSRHESNIMYMFFSLLSVWTVFLNLLVIISISHFKKLHTPTNLIILSLAVADLLVGLVMPIDAINLIEMCWYFGDTFCGVYSIFFAMLLTASLSNLVLIAVDRYVAVCHPLQYPQKITMTKTIISICLSWVFSSTYSTAFVIDNGYFDISRKTNMCYGECSVMMGFAWSITDLILCFIFPCVLVISLYLRIFYVVHQQVKVINTLMKGGKCVKEGSVRRKTESKAALTLGIIVTVYLLCWIPYYICSISGASSTTINVLLWVLHMNSGLNPMVYALFYPWFKKTVKLILTLKIFQPASSLVNIFSEHQL, from the coding sequence ATGGTCTATGAGACAGAGCATCATGAGATTCAACactgctttcctgccatcaaTTCATCATGTATCAAGGGAAAACACTCCAGACATGAATCCAATatcatgtatatgtttttttcattgctgtcagtgtggactgtgtttctgaacctgctggtgatcatctccatctctcacttcaagaaacttcacactccaaccaacctgatcattctctctctggctgtggcTGACCTGCTTGTTGGACTTGTGATGCCAATAGATGCCATAAATCTGATTGAGATGTGCTGGTACTTTGGAGACACTTTCTGTGGAGTCTATTCAATATTTTTTGCGATGCTTCTCACAGCATCtcttagtaatttagttttaattgctgttGATCGTTACGTGGCTGTTTGTCACCCTTTACAGTACCCACAGAAAATAACAATGACTAAAACAATAATAAGCATCTGTCTGAGCTGGGTTTTCTCTTCAACTTATAGCACTGCCTTTGTTATTGATAATGGTTATTTTGACATTTCACGCAAAACAAACATGTGTTATGGAGAGTGTTCTGTTATGATGGGTTTTGCTTGGAGCATCACTGATCTGatcttgtgttttatttttccttgTGTCCTGGTCATATCTTTATATTTGAGGATTTTCTATGttgtacatcagcaagtgaaagttATAAACACCCTGATGAAGGGTGGAAAATGTGTAAAAGAAGGTTCAGTGAGAAGGAAAACTGAgagcaaagctgctctgacattaggaatcattgtcaCAGTTTATCTGCTTTGTTGGATTCCATACTATATCTGTTCCATATCAGGAGCTTCTTCCACaaccataaatgttttattatgggTCTTACATATGAACTCAGGTCTGAATCCTATggtctatgctttattttacccctggtttaaaaagacagttaaactaatcttaactctgaaaatatttcagcCAGCATCTTCTCTGgtcaatattttttcagaacatcaaTTGTAA